GGCCCAGTCGGCGGTCAACCGGAACGCGTGGTTGTACACCGACCGCGCGTACCGGTCGAAGAGCTCGGCGAACGCGGTGGGATCCCCGGCCCGCACCCGAGCGCGCAGACTCGACTCCATGACCCTTCTCTGTCCGCTCAGCCGGGCGGGTTCCCGTGATCCGGGCCACCCCGGGCGGTCGCCGGTCCGCCGTCCGCGCCATAGTCGACGGGTGCGAATCTTCGCCGGTCAGCGAGCGGATGCCGGCGCCCGGTGGCTCCGTCGGCCCGGTCCGTCATCGGGTGGGCGGGCGCGGCGCGACGTACTCTACCCGCGGCCGGTCCACCGGGGTCCGCACCGGGGACGCTCGGACCGCGGCGACGGGCGTCGGCGCGGTCCCGACCACGCCGGGAGGTGCCGGCCGGCTGCCGGTCCGACCCCGCGGGTGAGCCCGTGACCCGCGCGTCGTCACCCCGGCCGACGAGCCCGGACGGCGCCGTGCCGGTCCCGGACGACGCCGTGTCACCGGCGGACGCGGTGCCGAAGGCCGCGGTCACCCAGCGGCAGCGGTGGGCGGTCGAGACCATGGCCGTGGCGCCGGACGACCGGCTGTTGGAGATCGGCTGCGGTCGGGGAGTGGCGGTCTCCCTGGTCGCCCGGCGGCTCACCACCGGCCGGATCGTCGCGATCGACCGCTCGGCGACGATGGTGCGGCTCGCCGCCGAGCGCAACGCGGGCCACGTCGAGTCGGGCCGGGCCGAGATCCGCCAGGCCGGCTTCGAGTCCGCGGACCTGCAGAGCCGCTCCTTCACCAAGATCTTCGCGGTGAACGTCAACCTCTTCTGGCTGGGCGCGGCGGCGGCGCAGATCGGCCGCATGCGCGACCTCCTGGTCCCCGGAGGGCGGCTCTACGTATTCGGCGAACGGCCCACGCCGGCGCACGCCACGGCGAACCTGCGGTCGACGGAACGCCTGCTCCGTGCCCAGGGCTTCGAGACCACGGCGTCGGTCGCGGCCGGCGTACGCGGTCGCCTGCTCACCTGCGTAACGGGAACGGTGATCGACTGACCGCCGTGCGATACCTATTGACATTCGATAGGT
This genomic stretch from Micromonospora krabiensis harbors:
- a CDS encoding class I SAM-dependent methyltransferase; this translates as MTRASSPRPTSPDGAVPVPDDAVSPADAVPKAAVTQRQRWAVETMAVAPDDRLLEIGCGRGVAVSLVARRLTTGRIVAIDRSATMVRLAAERNAGHVESGRAEIRQAGFESADLQSRSFTKIFAVNVNLFWLGAAAAQIGRMRDLLVPGGRLYVFGERPTPAHATANLRSTERLLRAQGFETTASVAAGVRGRLLTCVTGTVID